The proteins below are encoded in one region of Thermovirga sp.:
- a CDS encoding 50S ribosomal protein L25 gives MDKSTRIRLEKREETGKQHCKKIRSEGKIPGVLYGHGYPESMPFYVAVQSIVPVVQSGRWETARLDVVTPGGKRELCLMRDLQRNPLTGDILHMDLLQLKKGHKVSVNVPVEIIGRERCAGIKQGGVFEQLIHEVEMEVLPSEIPASIVIDVSELLIDGTIRISDVEFPESAVLVLSPEEIIVTIAPARVEAEPEPEEEEEEEETAEVEVVAKGKAKEEEV, from the coding sequence ATGGACAAAAGCACCAGGATAAGGCTTGAAAAAAGGGAAGAAACGGGGAAACAGCACTGTAAGAAGATCAGGAGCGAAGGCAAGATACCCGGGGTCCTCTACGGTCACGGCTATCCGGAGTCGATGCCCTTTTACGTGGCGGTCCAGAGCATTGTGCCCGTTGTGCAATCCGGCCGTTGGGAGACCGCCAGGCTTGACGTGGTGACCCCGGGGGGGAAAAGGGAACTCTGCCTCATGAGGGACCTGCAAAGGAATCCGCTGACGGGGGATATTCTTCACATGGATCTTCTGCAACTCAAGAAGGGCCACAAGGTTTCGGTAAATGTACCCGTTGAGATAATTGGAAGGGAAAGATGCGCAGGGATCAAACAGGGAGGCGTCTTTGAACAGTTGATCCACGAAGTGGAGATGGAAGTCCTTCCCAGCGAGATTCCCGCCTCCATCGTCATCGATGTGTCGGAGTTGCTCATAGACGGAACGATCAGGATCTCCGATGTGGAATTCCCTGAAAGCGCCGTCTTGGTCCTCTCCCCTGAAGAAATCATAGTGACCATCGCACCGGCCCGCGTGGAGGCTGAACCTGAGCCTGAAGAGGAGGAAGAAGAAGAGGAAACTGCCGAAGTAGAGGTCGTCGCGAAGGGGAAAGCCAAGGAAGAGGAGGTCTAG
- a CDS encoding aminoacyl-tRNA hydrolase: MKLVVGLGNPGVRYAWTRHNTGWHVLDLLRRRLGAPKHALSMDSQAWGPIPVDGERVLLMKPMTYMNLSGSAVVKAFRYFDLDLDNLLVIYDDAALPFGRIRLRARGSAGGHKGMISIIAQLGSLDFPRLRIGIGSSGPEKDLAEYVTEVFSPEELADLPTIVDRSADVVLAWITRGIDEAMREANSPTDASGDSHNDFREKE; this comes from the coding sequence TTGAAACTTGTCGTAGGGCTTGGCAACCCCGGTGTACGTTATGCCTGGACAAGGCATAACACTGGTTGGCATGTCCTTGACCTCCTGCGCCGACGTTTGGGGGCCCCGAAGCACGCCCTTTCTATGGACTCCCAGGCTTGGGGTCCCATCCCCGTCGATGGCGAGAGAGTACTTCTCATGAAACCCATGACCTACATGAACTTGAGCGGGAGTGCCGTCGTGAAGGCCTTCCGCTATTTTGACCTTGACCTGGATAATCTTCTTGTCATTTATGATGACGCCGCGCTCCCCTTCGGACGGATCCGGCTAAGGGCGAGGGGGTCTGCCGGGGGGCATAAGGGCATGATTTCTATCATCGCCCAATTGGGGTCACTGGACTTCCCTAGGTTGCGTATAGGTATAGGCTCCTCGGGCCCCGAAAAGGATCTGGCGGAATATGTTACCGAGGTATTCTCGCCGGAGGAACTCGCCGACCTGCCGACCATCGTCGATAGGTCCGCCGATGTGGTTTTGGCATGGATTACACGAGGTATTGATGAGGCCATGAGGGAGGCCAATTCACCTACAGACGCTTCCGGGGATTCCCATAACGACTTCAGGGAGAAGGAGTAA